The Myxococcota bacterium genome has a segment encoding these proteins:
- a CDS encoding APC family permease — MNVPSSADAPNPEPWEFAGWGHAERIADLTPVEVEPTDPEHRHRHTLGTWRATAICGNDITSSVLYVSALCAAQAGVLAPLVLLVVAGVLYLFRKVYAEVGSALPMNGGTYTVLLNTTNKRVAAAAACLTLLSYIATAVISASEAMHYAHHLVPAIDVIPATIALLGAFAFLGILGIGESAAVALGIFLLHMATLVVLSVACIASVARDPSLFVANLHLPSLESIPRALFFGFAAAMLGISGFESSANFIEEQKDGVFPKTLRNMWLAVAVFNPLISFLSLGMLPLDQIRDVPPDLLARMGDVAFGRPLALLVSADAALVLSGAVLTSYVGVTGLVRRMALDRCLPQVLLVENRWRRTPHWILLGFFALCVSILSATQGRIESLAGVYTLAFLSVMALFALGNMLLKLRRARLPRAERAGWPTVVVALVMVLVGLVGNVVLDPLNLEIFEGYFAAALAVVGVMFLRIQILKAGLYVSRGLVERLTAAGHWIHAAVMRQIEEINERPMVYFTKGDDMVTLNRAALYVLDNEQTTRLKVVHVYCDAYPVPPDLAEHLRVIDHLYPQLRVDFLAVKGEFGPALVEALARHLGVPHNCMFIGTPGDRFPHRIEDLGGVRVVL; from the coding sequence ATGAACGTGCCCTCGTCCGCCGACGCGCCCAACCCCGAGCCCTGGGAGTTCGCAGGCTGGGGGCACGCGGAGCGCATCGCCGACCTCACGCCCGTCGAGGTCGAGCCGACCGACCCCGAGCACCGGCACCGCCACACGCTCGGGACGTGGCGCGCCACCGCGATCTGCGGCAACGACATCACCTCGAGCGTGCTCTACGTGTCGGCGCTGTGCGCGGCGCAGGCGGGCGTGCTCGCGCCCCTCGTGCTGCTCGTGGTGGCGGGCGTGCTCTACCTGTTCCGCAAGGTGTACGCGGAGGTCGGCAGCGCGCTCCCGATGAACGGCGGCACGTACACCGTGCTGCTCAACACGACGAACAAGCGCGTCGCCGCGGCGGCCGCGTGCCTGACGCTCCTGTCCTACATCGCCACCGCCGTGATCAGCGCGAGCGAGGCGATGCACTACGCGCACCACCTCGTGCCCGCGATCGACGTCATCCCGGCGACGATCGCGCTGCTCGGCGCGTTCGCGTTCCTCGGCATCCTCGGGATCGGCGAATCGGCGGCCGTCGCGCTCGGCATCTTCCTGCTGCACATGGCGACGCTCGTCGTCCTCTCGGTCGCGTGCATCGCGAGCGTCGCGCGCGACCCGTCGCTCTTCGTCGCGAACCTCCACCTCCCGAGCCTCGAGAGCATCCCGCGCGCGCTCTTCTTCGGGTTCGCGGCCGCGATGCTCGGCATCAGCGGCTTCGAGAGCTCGGCCAACTTCATCGAGGAGCAGAAGGACGGCGTCTTCCCGAAGACGCTGCGCAACATGTGGCTCGCGGTGGCGGTCTTCAACCCGCTCATCAGCTTCCTGTCGCTCGGCATGCTGCCGCTCGACCAGATCCGCGACGTGCCGCCCGACCTGCTCGCCCGCATGGGCGACGTGGCGTTCGGGCGCCCGCTCGCGCTGCTCGTCTCCGCGGACGCCGCGCTCGTGCTCTCGGGCGCCGTGCTCACGAGCTACGTCGGCGTCACCGGCCTCGTGCGCCGCATGGCGCTCGACCGCTGCCTGCCGCAAGTGCTGCTCGTCGAGAACCGCTGGCGGCGGACGCCGCACTGGATCCTGCTCGGCTTCTTCGCGCTCTGCGTGTCGATCCTGTCGGCGACGCAGGGCCGCATCGAGTCGCTCGCCGGCGTCTACACGCTCGCCTTCCTGAGCGTGATGGCGCTCTTCGCGCTCGGGAACATGCTGCTCAAGCTGCGGCGCGCGCGGCTGCCGCGCGCCGAGCGCGCGGGCTGGCCGACCGTGGTCGTCGCGCTCGTGATGGTGCTCGTCGGCCTCGTCGGCAACGTCGTGCTCGACCCGCTCAACCTCGAGATCTTCGAGGGCTACTTCGCCGCCGCGCTGGCCGTCGTGGGCGTCATGTTCCTGCGCATCCAGATCCTGAAGGCCGGGCTCTACGTCTCGCGCGGGCTCGTCGAGCGCCTGACCGCGGCCGGCCACTGGATCCACGCGGCGGTGATGCGGCAGATCGAGGAGATCAACGAGCGCCCGATGGTCTACTTCACGAAGGGCGACGACATGGTGACGCTGAACCGCGCCGCGCTCTACGTGCTCGACAACGAGCAGACGACGCGGCTCAAGGTCGTGCACGTCTACTGCGACGCGTATCCCGTCCCGCCCGACCTCGCCGAGCACCTGCGCGTGATCGACCACCTCTACCCGCAGCTGCGCGTCGACTTCCTCGCGGTGAAGGGCGAGTTCGGGCCGGCGCTCGTCGAGGCGCTCGCGCGCCACCTCGGCGTCCCGCACAACTGCATGTTCATCGGGACGCCCGGCGACCGCTTCCCGCACCGCATCGAGGACCTCGGCGGCGTGCGCGTCGTGCTCTGA